A section of the Oncorhynchus tshawytscha isolate Ot180627B linkage group LG09, Otsh_v2.0, whole genome shotgun sequence genome encodes:
- the cnot8 gene encoding CCR4-NOT transcription complex subunit 8, which yields MPAALADTSQIICEVWASNVEEEMRKIRQIIQSYNSIAMDTEFPGVVVRPIGEFRSTVDYQYQLLRCNVDLLKIIQLGLSFMNEDGDYPPGTTTWQFNFKFNLTEDMYSQDSIDLLQNSGLQFKKHEEEGIDTLYFAELLMTSGLVLCENVKWLSFHSGYDFGYLVKLLTDTRLPEEEHEFFQILNLFFPAIYDVKYLMKSCKNLKGGLQEVADQLELKRIGRQHQAGSDSLLTGMAFFRMKELFFEDNIDDAKYCGRLYGLGSGSTQNQNGISSSSQEETNNKH from the exons ATGCCAGCCGCACTTGCAGATACCAGTCAGATTATCTGTGAGGTCTGGGCAAGCAATGTGGAGGAGGAAATGAGGAAAATCCGACAGATAATTCAAAGCTACAACTCCATTGCCATG GACACAGAATTCCCCGGAGTAGTAGTTCGACCAATTGGCGAGTTTCGCAGCACAGTAGATTACCAGTACCAGCTCTTGAGGTGCAACGTGGACCTTCTGAAAATCATCCAATTGGGACTGTCGTTTATGAACGAGGACGGAGACTATCCTCCTGGAACAACAACATGGCAGTTCAATTTCAAATTTAATTTAAC AGAGGATATGTACTCCCAGGACTCAATAGACCTACTCCAGAACTCCGGCCTCCAATTCAAAAAGCACGAGGAAGAGGGGATCGACACACTTTACTTTGCTGAGCTCCTGATGACATCTGGTTTAGTGCTGTGTGAAAATGTCAAGTGGCTCTCCTTTCACAG CGGGTATGATTTTGGCTACCTGGTGAAGCTCTTAACGGACACTCGCCTACCTGAGGAGGAACATGAGTTCTTCCAGATCCTCAATCTCTTCTTCCCTGCAATCTATGATGTGAAATATCTGATGAAAAGCTGTAAGAACTTAAAG GGAGGACTCCAGGAGGTGGCTGACCAGCTGGAACTGAAAAGGATTGGGAGACAGCACCAGGCCGGTTCCGATTCACTGCTCACAGGGATGGCATTCTTTAGGATGAAAGAG CTTTTCTTTGAAGACAACATTGATGATGCAAAGTATTGTGGGCGATTGTATGGATTGGGCTCTGGGTCCACTCAAAATCAGAACGGCATCTCAAGCTCTTCCCAAGAGGAAACTAACAACAAGCACTGA